The genomic interval AAGAGATGATAGGACTCCAAAATTGAATATCAATCAAATCAAAAGTCTTGAAGACAGGAAAAATGTTCAATATATTAACCTTGACAGTTTCGGACACAAGTCTGTTAAACTAATAACTTCAAGTCTGTTTGAAATTTCACACGAAAGATCAAATAAGGACAACAGTTCCGATTTTGAAGTTGAAATAAGGACTTTGATTGATGAGAAAGGAGGAAACTCATTAGATATATTCCCAGAACATTATCAAACTCGTGTTATAGGATATAAAAAATAATTATTATATGTATTACAGGTGAGAAAATGAGTAGAAATAAACCATTAGCTAAAAAATTAAGAATGGCAAAAGCAAACAAACAAAATAGGAGAATTCCAATCTGGGCTTATGCTAAAACTAACCGTAAACTTAGATACAGACCAAAACCTAGACATTGGAGAAGAAACAGTCTTAAATTATAATGAGGGGTTATTATGGAAAGAGTTTACACAATTCCACTTAGAAATGTTAAAGAAATTAAAAGAACTATCAGAGCTCCTAGAGCTATTAGAGAAGTTAAAAATTTCTTAACTAAACACATGAAAGCTGAAGAAGTCAAAATTGATGAATCTATCAATCATGCTATTTGGAAAAGAGGTATCCAAAAAATACCTTCTAAAATTACTGTAAAAGCAGTTAAAGATGATGATGGTGTTGTAACAGCTACTTTAGCAGAATAGCTTTGTTCACTACCATACTATTGAGTAACGTGAGGTAACAATATGTTAAAAAGAGTAGATATCGTTGGAAATCCAAATATTGGTGTATTTATTCTGGCAACTGATGAGTATGCTATTGTTCCTTATAATCTTTTAGATGAAAAAGCCGATATTATTAAGGAAACATTGGATGTTGATGTTGTTAAATCCTCAATTTCTGGATGTAGTCTTATCGGATCTTTAGCTGTAGCTAATTCAAACGGAATGGTTGTTTCACCACATGTTTTAGATAGGGAAATTAAACAGTTTGAAGATTTAGGTATTAATGTAGCTACTGTTCCCGGTCAATATACTGCATTAGGCAATATCATTGCAGCAAATGATAAGGGAGCTCTTGCAAGTCCATTTTTATCTGAAAAAGCAATTAACATTATCGAAGAAACTTTGGATGTAAATGTTGAATCCACTTCTATGGTTGGAAGTGACATTATTGGATCCATGATTCAAGTTACAAATAAAGGATTTTTAATAAGTTCTAATGCTGTTAAATCTGAAATTAGTTTTGCTCAAGAAGTATTTGGTGTAGAAGGGGATATTGGTACTGTTGGAAAAGGTATTTCTTTAGTGGGTGCTTGTTCCATTGCTAATTCAAAAGGAGCAATTGTTGCTAAAGATAGTACTGGTCCTGAAATGGCTAGAGTTGAAGAAGCATTAGGCTTTTTAGATGATGATTTTTAATTAATATATCTTGAGGGATTTTATATGATAACAAAAATTTACAGAGTTAAAGGTACTTTTGTAATGGGTGATGAATATCATAAATTTACTAAAGAATTCAAAGCTACTTGTGAAGCGGATATCGAAGAAAAAATATACGAACGTTTCGGAAGTAAACACAGAATTAACAGGAACCAAATTTCTATTTCAGAAATCGTAGAAATTGCTCCTGAAGATGTTGTTGACCCTATTGTAAAAGACATTTTATAGACACTTTGAAGGTGTTAATATGGAAGATCAGCAAAAACTAAACAGTCTTCTTAACGAAATTAATGTATACAGACAACAAGCTGATTTAATTCAACAACAAATTGAATTAATCAGAACTTCTATGGCTGAAGTGGATGCATTATTCTCTGCTTTGGATGATATCGAAGGTAAAGAATCTGTCGAAGCTTTTGTACCTGTTGGTGCTGGTTCATTCGTTAAAGGAGAACTTAAAAGTACTGATGAAATTATTGTAAGTATTGGAGCAGGACTTGCTGTTAAAAAAGATGCTGATGGCGCTCGTGAAATTTTAAACGGGCAAAAAAAAGACTTAACTGATAGCTTAGACAAAATGTTAGCTAACTTGCAGCAATGCACAGACATTGTAGGCAGTCTTCAGGCTCAAGCTGAACAAATTGCAGCAGCGGCTCAAGGAAAAATGACCCAAATGGGATAATTTTTCCACTTATTTTTTTTATTTATATTTAACAAATTTTAATTGCTTGTTTTTTTAATTTAACTTTTATTTTACATTACTAGAAACTTAAGATTTTTTGATGAAATTTTTTTATTGGGTGTTGATCTATTTAGAAAGCTTCATAAAATTCGTAAATCATTAAAAGAGAACATGGGCACTGAAATTTCACATCAAAGTATAGGAAACATCATTTTTAATGTCAGTATTAATGAAATAAAAAGCCATGAAAAGTTGGACATTTTTCATGATTATTATATTTGATAGTCTTTGGGTTAAAGAATGGAAAATTGGATCTGCCTTTTGGTTTTATTCGACTTAAAATTAAATACTATAGTAACCAAATTAGTTGATTCAGAGACAATAAACAACATATACAACTTTTTAAACCAATCACTACATAATCAAGAGAAAAAATAAATTGATAATTCCTGAATTCAAAAAACTTATATATTACATCACTGACTCAAAAATAGTATTAATGTTTAATAAAATCGAAATTGATTCTTAAAAAATTTCTAAAAATACATTAAACAATTATTCAAAACAAAAAATGAATTTTAAAAATATTTAACCCAAAGCTAAAATATTAGGATAAAAAACACATTTTCCTAAAAACCACCTAAAGTTTTTGAAAGTACCAAAAACAGTAATATAAAATGTATTTTTAGGAGATCTTATCATACACAAGGATTTCACTCAAAAACCACCATACAACAAATATCAGAGAACTAAAAAATTCAAATGAATATTTATTTTTAATCAATTTATATTTAATTTAGTATAATTTAATTTTTTTCCATTTTATTTAAATAGTAATTAAAATAGATATATATTCATTAGTGTTTGGGTGGTTATAAATTGAAAAAAATATTGATATTTCTATTAATATTGATTTTTGCATTATCAATTAATATAACATTTGCAAGTAATACTACTAATAGTTCAGATATTTACATAAGTAATGAGGGTAGTGATTTTTGTGGAGACGGGTCTATTGATAATCCCTATCAAACTCTTAACTACACAATTGGGAAAGTCTCAAACAATTCAAATATTTATTTAAAAAGCGGAACATATAATTCTACAGGTTATGATATTGTAAATAAATCAATTTCTATTAATGGTATTGGTGATGTTACTATTGATGGATTAAATGGATTTATTTCACAAAGTATTTTTAAAAT from Methanobrevibacter gottschalkii DSM 11977 carries:
- a CDS encoding 50S ribosomal protein L39e, which codes for MSRNKPLAKKLRMAKANKQNRRIPIWAYAKTNRKLRYRPKPRHWRRNSLKL
- a CDS encoding 50S ribosomal protein L31e; the protein is MERVYTIPLRNVKEIKRTIRAPRAIREVKNFLTKHMKAEEVKIDESINHAIWKRGIQKIPSKITVKAVKDDDGVVTATLAE
- a CDS encoding translation initiation factor IF-6, giving the protein MLKRVDIVGNPNIGVFILATDEYAIVPYNLLDEKADIIKETLDVDVVKSSISGCSLIGSLAVANSNGMVVSPHVLDREIKQFEDLGINVATVPGQYTALGNIIAANDKGALASPFLSEKAINIIEETLDVNVESTSMVGSDIIGSMIQVTNKGFLISSNAVKSEISFAQEVFGVEGDIGTVGKGISLVGACSIANSKGAIVAKDSTGPEMARVEEALGFLDDDF
- the rpl18a gene encoding 50S ribosomal protein L18Ae, producing MITKIYRVKGTFVMGDEYHKFTKEFKATCEADIEEKIYERFGSKHRINRNQISISEIVEIAPEDVVDPIVKDIL
- the pfdA gene encoding prefoldin subunit alpha → MEDQQKLNSLLNEINVYRQQADLIQQQIELIRTSMAEVDALFSALDDIEGKESVEAFVPVGAGSFVKGELKSTDEIIVSIGAGLAVKKDADGAREILNGQKKDLTDSLDKMLANLQQCTDIVGSLQAQAEQIAAAAQGKMTQMG